One stretch of Melospiza melodia melodia isolate bMelMel2 unplaced genomic scaffold, bMelMel2.pri scaffold_264, whole genome shotgun sequence DNA includes these proteins:
- the POLA2 gene encoding DNA polymerase alpha subunit B, with the protein MAEPGMEPELEAERGPEAVTAEAVLRELRLFELSCEGEEVPDKLVELCLSHGLGPVALANELLAFVTSKDLDLQLTPEGLVAFEHEVLAKRGSRGRRGRDERRGLLHDIHSLQGLLDEEQEDELLDAYTTPSKGSHKRSNSTPETPQAKRAPPSRSPLGLFSPGSFSPSVTPSQKYSSRTGRGEAVAAFGAVQGQAWLGTAGGTAGGTAGGTAGTGSTGVTVRAFGSPEQLLSQPYRFMFQKLLDVREALAERVEELGEVLRRHHGLEGFSSAVIPAQEPVTVLGTISCDGNGKLNPKSVLLVGDREHSGGAQVPLDLSELPEYSLFPGQVVALEGTNPTGRRMVVTKIYEGVPLPFHTPTEPMPEARRVLVACGPFTPSDGAAFEPLRDLLGVLSRERPDLCILFGPFLDAKHEQVESCQLLSPFSDVFRLCLRTIIEGTRSSGCQLVLVPSLRDVSHLPVYPQPPFAFPELPKEDRARVLLLPEPCTLDVDGVVFGLSSTDLLLHLGAEEICSSSGPSDRFSRILRHVLTQRSFYPLYPPPEGLPLHLEALGAFVALPVTPDVLVTPSELRFFIKDVLGCVCINPGRLTKGQAGGTYGRLLLRRDGHGDRTTDGRGDRTTDGHGDRTTDGCGDGTTDRPGDRHGDRTMDRHGDRTMDRHGDIPGAAPRISPCVAAQVVRI; encoded by the exons ATGgcggagccggggatggagccggagCTGGAAGCGGAGCGGGGCCCGGAGGCGGTGACGGCCGAggcggtgctgagggagctgcggCTCTTCGAGCTGAGCTGCGAGGGCGAGGAAGTGCCCGACAAGC TGGTGGAGCTGTGTCTCAGCCACGGGCTGGGCCCGGTGGCCTTGGCCAACGAGCTGCTGGCCTTTGTCACCAGCAAGGACCTGGACCTGCAGCTCACCCCCGAGGGCCTGGTCGCCTTCGAGCACGAG GTGCTGGCCAAGCGCGGCAGCCGCGGGCGGCGCGGGAGGGACGAGCGCCGGGGGCTGCTCCATGATATCCACTCGCTGCAGGGGCT CCTGGATGAGGAGCAGGAGGACGAGCTGCTGGACGCCTACACCACCCCATCCAAG ggcTCCCACAAACGCAGCAATTCCACCCCTGAGACCCCCCAGGCCAAGCGGGCGCCGCCGTCCCGCAGCCCCTTGGGGCTCTTCTCCCCCGGCAGCTTCTCCCCAAG CGTGACCCCCTCCCAGAAATACTCGTCCAGGACAGGCCGGGGTGAGGCCGTGGCCGCGTTCGGGGCCGTGCAGGGCCAGGcctggctgggcactgctggtggcactgctggtggcaccgctggtggcacagctggcactggcagCACCGGTGTCACCGTCAGAGCCTTCGGCAGCCCCgagcagctcctgagccagcCCTACAGGTTCATGTTCCAGAAGCTTCTGGATGTCAGGGAAG CGCTGGCCGAGCGGGTTGAGGAGCTCGGGGAGGTTCTGCGGAGGCACCACGGCCTGGAGGGGTTCAGCTCGGCCGTGATCCCGGCACAG GAGCCGGTGACGGTGCTGGGCACCATCAGCTGTGACGGCAACGGGAAGCTGAACCCCAAATCCGTGCTGCTGGTGGGGGacagggagcactcaggggggGCCCAGGTACCCCTGGACCTGTCTGAGCTTCCAGAATATTCCCTGTTCCCAGGCCAG GTCGTGGCCCTGGAAGGCACCAACCCCACGGGCAGGAGGATGGTGGTGACCAAAATCTACGAg GGGGTCCCTCTGCCCTTCCACACCCCCACGGAGCCCATGCCAG AGGCGCGGCGGGTGCTGGTGGCCTGCGGTCCCTTCACGCCCTCGGACGGCGCCGCCTTCGAGCCCCTGCGGGACctgctgggggtgctgagcaGGGAGCGGCCCGACCTCTGCATCCTG TTTGGGCCCTTCCTGGATGCCAAGCACGAGCAGGTGGAG AGCTGCCAGCTCCTGAGCCCCTTCTCGGACGTGTTCAGGCTCTGCCTCAGGACCATCATCGAGGGCACCAGGAG CTCAGGCTGCCAGCTGGTTCTGGTGCCCTCTCTCAGGGATGTCTCTCACCTGCCCGTGTACCCTCAGCCGCCCTTCGCCTTCCCGGAGCTGCCCAAGGAGGACAGAGCG cgggtgctgctgctgcccgagcCCTGCACTCTGGACGTCGACGGCGTCGTGTTCGGCCTCAGCTCCACCGACCTCCTGCTGCACCTGGGGGCTGAGGAGATCTGCAG ctcctccgGGCCCTCCGATCGCTTCTCTCGGATCCTGCGGCACGTCCTGACCCAGCGCAG ttTTTACCCGCTGTACCCGCCCCCCGAGGGGCTCCCCCTGCACCTCGAGGCTCTGGGCGCCTTCGTGGCGCTGCCGGTGACCCCGGACGTGCTGGTGACGCCCTCGGAGCTCCGGTTCTTCATCAAG GACGTGCTGGGCTGTGTCTGCATCAACCCCGGGCGTTTGACCAAGGGCCAGGCCGGGGGCACCTACGGGCGGCTGCTGCTGCGGAGggacggacacggggacagaaCCACGGACGGACGCGGGGACAGAACCACggacggacacggggacagaaCCACGGACGGATGCGGGGACGGAACCACGGACAGACCTggggacagacacggggacagaACGATggacagacacggggacagaACGATGGACAGACACGGGGACATTCCCGGGGCCGCCCCCCGGATCAGCCCCTGCGTGGCCGCCCAGGTCGTGCGGatctga
- the CDC42EP2 gene encoding LOW QUALITY PROTEIN: cdc42 effector protein 2 (The sequence of the model RefSeq protein was modified relative to this genomic sequence to represent the inferred CDS: deleted 7 bases in 6 codons) — MTAKAPIYLKRGSRKGKKEKLRDILSSDMISPPLGDFRHTIHVGSGGQGDTFGDISFLQGKFHLLPRGAGDRGEAAPAPFEFSRTATMSGGEAAAPSPLLKNAISLPVLGAAQALTLPAAQAPPKPPRLHLDEAAASPASPSSPSPSSPRPPSGRNGEAEPFLSHAGSLLSLHVDLGPSILEDVLQVMDRHQAERGAASPARDPDVIQGRAR; from the exons ATGACCGCCAAGGCGCCCATCTacctgaagcggggcagccgcAAGGGCAAGAAGGAGAAGCTGCGGGACATCCTCTCGTCA GACATGATCAGCCCGCCGCTG GGCGACTTCCGCCACACCATCCACGTGGGCAGCGGCGGCCAGGGCGACACCTTCGGGGACATCTCCTTCCTGCAGGGCAAGTTCCACCTGCTGCCGCGCGGCGCCGGCGACCGCGGCGAGGCGGCGCCGGCGCCGTTCGAG TTCTCGCGCACGGCCACCATGTCGGGCGGCGAGGCCGCGGCGCCGTCGCCGCTGCTCAAAAACGCCATCTCGCTGCCCGTGCTCGGCGCCGCCCAGGCCCTGACCCTGCCCGCGGCGCAGGCGCCGCCG AAACCGCCGCGGCTGCACCTGGACGAGGCCGCGGCGTCGCCGGCGTCGCCGTCATCACCATCACCGTCGTCGCCGCGTCCCCCGAGCGGCCGC AACGGCGAGGCCGAGCCCTTCCTGTCGCACGCCGGCTCGCTGCTGTCC CTGCACGTGGACCTGGGGCCGTCCATCCTGGAGGACGTGCTGCAGGTCATGGACAGGCACCAGGCCGAGCGCGGCGCCGCCAGCCCGGCCCGAGATCCTGACGTGATCCAGGGACGCGCAcg GTGA